In Caldisericia bacterium, the following are encoded in one genomic region:
- a CDS encoding DUF1850 domain-containing protein: MKLKSALLILVLLIVGIYFSFYKFHKNLLIVDAKTGKTLLSFNVEDKDTFEISFIHSVSLSPVYEYYRIEDGDIVLYETDFSYSSAGLPTETEGEEKLIMEKDKFKLVNMNRPFKEINYGIVKEWNFKLYIKGKEYNLSKMFGTRRVIITLRR; the protein is encoded by the coding sequence ATGAAGTTAAAATCAGCTCTTTTAATATTAGTTTTATTAATTGTAGGTATTTATTTTTCATTTTATAAATTTCATAAAAATCTATTGATAGTAGATGCGAAAACAGGTAAAACGCTTTTATCTTTCAATGTTGAAGACAAAGATACATTTGAAATAAGTTTCATCCACTCAGTCTCTCTATCTCCAGTATATGAATATTATAGAATTGAAGACGGTGACATAGTACTCTACGAAACAGATTTCTCATATTCAAGTGCAGGACTCCCAACTGAAACAGAGGGGGAAGAGAAACTCATTATGGAGAAAGATAAATTTAAATTAGTTAACATGAATAGGCCTTTTAAAGAGATAAATTACGGTATTGTAAAGGAGTGGAATTTCAAACTTTATATAAAAGGAAAGGAGTATAACCTTTCCAAGATGTTTGGTACAAGAAGAGTTATCATAACCCTCAGGAGGTAA